From the genome of Calliopsis andreniformis isolate RMS-2024a unplaced genomic scaffold, iyCalAndr_principal scaffold0022, whole genome shotgun sequence:
TCCAACGAGGAAAGACGAGGAGAAAGATCAGCGGCGGGATTTCGTGAAAAGTCCGAAGCTGCCTTTATTCGTGAGACATCCGAAGTGCGAATATATTTTTGTTGGCCCGCCACGATGCCGGAAAGTCCACGTAGAGGTAGTTGCCTCGCTATAAATATCGCTTTTGCATCGAAACCACTGCTCCGATCCAATACTACGCGATCCAGGACGATTTCAGAACACTATCTCCGTTCTAATCTACATCGATTGACATGCGTTCTCCCTGTAAATGAAGAAAAATAAATACTGACATGTAGTTTAGCGTGGAATCATTATTTAAACAAGTCTTCTTTTACAGaattgttcaaacttcaatacaattCGATTTGAGTCGATCAAACGAATCTAAGGAGAAGGGAAATCGAAGATTCATTAACGACTTGGCAATCGGTGCTTGTACGCATAAACGACTATCGTTAATTTTATCGTAGAAAGCTGCCAAGGGAAACACTTTCCTCGACAGTTCAAATTGGCGATACGCATTCAGGGTCGAGAGATATATTAATTACGGAGCCAAAGGAATCAACTGATAAGAAGATACGAAATCCATTCTTATTCATATCTACTACTGGTGGGCTATTAAAAACGATTGTAATAGAGTCTACCTTGAACAACGCCCGTCCTTCGAGCTTTCGAGAATTGGTCGAAATCCAAAGCCGACGCATTGAATCAAAAATACGAATAAAtgaattcaaaataaaaattaattatccTGCGAGTAGTGATCGTTCACTTAATTAAACGACTTTCGAAGAGTGGTTCAGAGGGAGCCTTGAATAGCAGGAGAAAAAGATTTGGAGCCGGATGGTCGAGGGCAACGATATCGTATAGCTCGTCAAGAGGGTAAAAACGTAGGAGTGATCGAGATACGTCGGTAATACGGGAGAGGAGAAGAAAGAGCGCGAGAGCAGTCGCGTGGAAAAGACCAGAGTTAGTGCCGCCCGCGCTACGAGCCAGTGCGTTAGCGAATATTCGTTCGACAGATCCACGGAAAAAAGTGTCAGCTCCTCGGTGAAAGCAGGAGATAAGGGGAGATACGAAGGAGATCCTCGTCAGTTTTGGGAAGGCGAACCTCGGTTCGATCGGGAAACAATGCCGGCTTATACCACCGTCTACCGTACCAACGTTGAGCACCAGCCGAAAGAGGAGGAGGCTGCCGTGTTCTGGGTACGAAAAATGCGAATTAGAACAAACATGAGAACATTCTCATGAGTATCGATCATTTGTGGAGCTCAAAGAGCACTCAGAATGTACCGTTTCCATCCATCGGTAATCTTCAGAATTGGAAACCGCTGTCAAACTGTTTGACAGATCTGTACTTACATCAATCTTGCATCTCATGCTTTAGGGCTAACTGAGTTTGGATCTGGTTTTCTCTTAATTAAAATACTGAATCTGAAAAGTAATATCTATCAGTATCGTGTACAGAAATAAGAAATAGTGGAATAGAAATATTGTACAAGGGTGCTTAGAATTAAGCACCCTTTATGATATTTttcaggtccaaactcatctgaTCCTAAGTCCAGCTTAGTtctatgtatattttttaaagataaaGGTGTATTTTTAAATCCTATGTCTCGAATTATCGATACTCCGTCAAAGGGAATGTTTATCATCTGCAAAACAGAGTCTGAGTTACTCTTGACATCTCTTGAAGGCCAATAAACACCGTTTTAGTTACAATGTACGCTTCAACTTGTGTCATCACTTGGTTGAGGCAACAGAACATTGCGAAAACTATACATTTCTCACTCGTTTGATACTTGATCTCATTTCGTCAAATTCTTGGACGTTTCTTCGTACTGTTTCTTCTTTTCATTCGTGGATTATTTTTAACTGAGGCAACACTTCCAAACGCCTTAGATTTATGCGTCAGAGAAAGCTTCTGCCAATTCTGTAACAATGAGAAAACAAATTTTATGAAAGATTTTTCTCTGTTGGGAGAATCTTCAAACTTTGATCCACTGAGAAGATCGAAAATCTTTCATAGGAAGATGTAACGTAAGACGATCTAGATTTCGAGTTATGCCACGAGCCAACCTTGACACCATCTTCAAAACTGGGGCTAGGTCTCAAAAGCTGTCCTAATGGCACTAAAAACGACCTGGGTGAACCTTCGCGAGATTCCCAATAGAGCTCAGTGCAGCCCAAGTAGAAAACGTAACGAAAGGAGGAACGATCGAGATGAAAGGAGAATTACACCGCGAGTACGATCAACTAATAACACGATGCAATAAAACGTGCGTAAGCATGTAACGCACCGTTCATTGGTATCTTATTCTATTTTCGTGATCGAGATCTGGGTTACTCAAACACAAGAGGGTCGACACAACGACACACCCACATCCCGCCATCCCTGGACCACCTCGAAAGCGTCGTTTCGTCCAAAAAATCTTTCGTCAGCGTTAAAAAAGGACTGTCGTAAATTGAACTGGGATCACGGTCGAGCAAATCGCTCGTTTCGCGTGTATCTTAAATTTGCTTCAAATATTGGGgtcgatggaagaactttttGAGAAAAGAGCGTCAAATGGCACAAGAGAAAGTAACAttcaattgagaatattattaaataatgtTGAAAAGAGTTGCAAAAGATAGAAGACAATTTATGAGTAAACAATTGCATTATACAGCATCGAGCCAAATGACAATTTTTacaaaacagctgttccaacgTGTCCGAATTTAGATTGGATATGAATCAAAAAACTGACACGGAAACAACTTCCGCCTTCGCAATATTGCTTTTTGTACAAAGATAAACTGGGCAAGTTTACGATCAGACAATTTAAAACGAATCACAGATACTTGGAAAGGAAAACGAAGTAATGTGACTCTAATAGAAGCGATTATTATTCGTCGAAGAATTGACGATAAATTGACAACTATTCACCGAGACGAAGACAGATTTCACGGCACACGGGATGTACGTTTTATTTTTACCCCTAGAGGCCTTCATCTATTTTAAGAAAATCACGCTGTTACCCAccctgtgaaaataatgttcctgGTACATTTATTATGGAATCCTTATGACTTGGAATTGATGCGAAATTATTCGTCGAATCGATTAGCTCGATCAATATTTCCGCCCCATTGAAATAAAATCAATGTCAGTTGGATTTGGAGTCGATCTCCTATTCTTGTGGCGTCTTATAAATACAACGCGTAACTTTATCCTAGCGTTCGTTCTCTTTCTAAACCCTCCCCGCTTGACATACTCATTTTCGTCGTGTTTCGACAATGGTAGTAGCCTCGATAGATGTACATTCGTTTTTGAGGACCATAGAGCGCGATTAAACTCGCGCTCCAAGAGCCAAACAAAAGCGCGGCAGTCACGGTTACGATAATTTCGTAATTCTGCACGAAACAGTGATATAACGAGACACTTGGCAAACAGCCGCAGCTCGTAATGCTGCAGTTTTATGCAATTTTCTGATTGTATGGACCCTCGAGCCAAGCAGTTGAAATTTTAGCCGCTTTACAGATCTTTCGTTGGAAATGCCATCGAACGATATAACCATTTTATGCTCGCATGTGCGCTTCCGGTTGTATCAGCCTTGCCAAAATTATCGCCAGCTTCTTCGTCGTTTACGTGCGAGAATTATTGACGTGTGTTGATTAAACGCAAATAGAATGCAAAACTCTCGTGCTGGAGCTTTTGTTTGGAGAGCTGAGGTCTACGCTAAGTGGTTGGTAAACCGCGAGGCTAAGCGAGAAGACGTTTTGGCTATTACTTTGATCTTTCCTGATCGAGTAGCGTTAATATCTGAGAAATTATCATCGATTTATTTTTGGTTCGAGTTCATAGATGCAACCCATGCTCTATTATCGCAATACTGTCGAAAATTAATGAGCCATCGTCGATCACCATGGCCTCTATTAAAAGCTTATTTTAGGTTTCGTTCTTCGGTAATTGACACCGTTCTGGCAGAGCATTCCACGCCTACCGATCTGATTAAGAACCCTTAGTTTTGGCATTTATAGTTTGTTAAAGATTTTCATTCTACATTTAGGGAACGTACACTTTCTTTCTTTTCGCTCCAGAAGTGAGTGAATTACGTTACTTTATCGGATAAATAAACTTTCAGCCATACCGCACCACTCCTCTGGTCTTGCCGGGTGCAAAGATCAAGAAGGATGCTCCGCTTGGAGAGTGTTACCTGCGCCATCATCCAAACCCGATGATCAGGGCGGCACCTCATCATTACGAACAACCTCATCCTGAAGTTGCTATGAAACAAAAGGTATGATCTTAGAAGTCTCAATTCTACTCGATGCAAGAAGAGATGCATTCTAAAAGAGGCAAATTCTCCTTAAACCGCGTGGTAATACTATGAAGATTTAATGTAACAATGTGTTTCATAAAACGTTCGACTAGGTGGCGGAATCGGTACTTCACCGTGTCTTGGGACCGAATGAAGTTCCAAAGGTTTGGACCATTTTATTCTCGAATTGCTTCTGCTTCGACATAAACGATGCTTCCGCTCTGAGCGTGATCGTCATGATAAATTTACGCCGCAGCAACGATTTCTGTATATCCTAACTATCGAACATATTTAGGAACATTTTTTTTGCGAGTGCCAACGATAATCTAGCATGCAAGCGATATTTTTCGTCATTCATTAACCAGCCAAACATTACTCGTTCGGAATTATTTTTGAATGAAATACAAATGAATAAATCGTGAAAATGTATCGTTATGCTGCCGCCACAAATCATAGAATCAACAACAATATTCGAACTAATAAAATGGTGCCATTTAGAAGTATGTTGGGTATCTTTGACGTCCAACAGTAAACTTATGGCTTAATTCAGAAATTTTAACTCACGAGAGACAGGAAAAGGATTAATACAACTAAGATCTTGAAGCTGAAATGTGAGATTATCTCTCGTGAGTTAAAAAATACTGGACAACTGAAAAAAGAACATAAACATACCGTTCCATTACCCTGCTGTTAATGTCTGCATTCATCCCATTTAATTTGATTCTGTAGGTAGTCCACAAGCAGTTCAACTCACCGATTGGCCTCTACTCCGAGCAAAATATCGCCGACACTATTAAATGCCAGGCATCTGCCATACCGTAAGTATCAAAAAAGcttaagaaaaaaagaaagagagaaattAAAAAACGGCTAACAGATAACGTAGCCTGCATCGGAATAATAAAGTTAGTACCATTAATAGCTTTTTGCTGAATGCTGCCACTTATCAGAACAATTAACTCAAAGAAACAATCATGATCATGACACCAATTAACACCATCGGTCATTTGCATTTGTAACTCGAACACAGCCGTACTTTCGATAACTATCTTCATGTTGACACTCGAATTCATTCTAAAAAGAACTAAAATCATACGTGAACTAAATTTTGAGACGTGCACCGCTAAAGGGAGCATGAATCGACTTACTAATACTCAACTTGTAGGCAGACAGTATCATTGGAATCGGAAGAACAATCCGTGTTTTACGTGCGAGGAATATTGAATTCAAAAGTTTTAGATTTACCATTTCGCCGGAAGTAGAATGTTATCGTGACGAAGTTTGGGACATAGAACAGCAGAAAAAACGCAGTTCAATTCTTACATGGCAGCATTTCTTGCGAATGCATCACACTCACGTGCAGTTTCTTTGTTTTCCAGCATTTTCATAGACTTTTCCTTCGTGAAACAGAAACAAGAAATACAGGAGCAAGCGAGAATCTTGAAGGAGCAGGCCAAGGCCGCCTCCTCGAAGAACGTGTGGCCGCAATTCAATAAGCCAAATTAATATATCTAGTTCGAGACGTTTTTCGATGCTTCTCTCGCACGGCAGATTATTCTACGATTCATCATGTAAATCATTCATTGACCACATTTACTGCCTTTAAATTATCTCATTCATTTTTTATAGACATGTAAACGTGGCCATTGAACAGTGATCGAATACCTGATAAGCGTGCGATTACTGTAGTGTTCAAACTTTACTGCATCACTCTCTATCATTTATAGATCATCCTTAGAACTATTGCAGAAGTTTGTAAAATAACAATCCTATTTTTGCATGCTGTAGAATAGAAAATAATCAGTAATTAATCGTAGTAAATATACGTGGAAATAAGTAGTCTTACTAATTACGATGCTTACTTGATAAGAATTATTCTCGAGAATTACATATCGTGAGACAATTGACGTGCTCAAATCGCTGATAATGCTTTTAGTTATCACAAAACAAAAAGGtacagaaaataattaaagTATCAGTCCTGTTCAATGAAATATCATTTCTAAACCTGATTCTAGTGATAATCCCTCGTAAGTACAATTAACCAAAGGACAGGACTGAATCGACTAATCAGATATTCAAAACACGGAACGTGATCCTCGAGAAAGCATCTAGCTAGGACGTATTTGTGATCAGATTAACGAGAAGGGCACGGAAGCGGTCCGAAAGTCGCTCTCGAACAAGCAATTGGCGATATAACCCTTGGCTGCTGCTAACCGATTTGACAGAGTCGCAAAGCAAATCAATTAAAAATAGTCCGTGTGTACACATGCGATATAATGGTACAGCCCGAAGAAACCGGTGAAGTACGACCCGAGCAAGAGCGAGGCTTACAAGGCTCTTCAAGAGGAAGGATTCGGTGACAGGGTGCAGGAAGTGAAACAGCCGGCGCGCACCGGTGTTTTCTCGCCGCAGAAAGTCAATCAAAATAGGGTATGCTTCACCGTGTCTCTGTAAATACAATAATTCCATTCCTAatcaaaataattaataattttaggtAAACCCCCCTCGACCGAAAAGTCCTGCTGCATCATACGTAAGTTTACAAGCTTGAACTTTACCTTACAATGAAATACGAAAGAGAGTTTGTGTTAATTTATCTGGTTATTGTATCTCGATGTTTCTCGTCGTACTTGCATGTACTTGCATGAACTGCACACAACGAATGACATAAATTCTCTGTTCACCACACGCAGACacgaaaagactgttctatgcATAAGTATCAGCATCACTttcttctctctttcttttctaTATATTTGGGTACCTGTTACGAAATTATAGTTATTAATTTTCCATATAAAAACTATAGCGAATTAATAGTGGATGTTTGTTTGATCAAGGGTGGAATGTATAGACGTCCCTTTCCTCTTCCTTTCATAAAGGATCGCATCAACGACTTTTAAAACTCACACCAACTTGTACGTGTATTTTGTGAATCTGCACACGCATGTATCCGCTTGTAAGCACGGACGTTCTGTGACATTGCAGAAAGTCACGTGTAAATACCTGACTGATCATCCATGAACGAGTATAGATCCTTATCGAACAAATTTCTTGACTTCAAACTAAATCTAAGGAATTCAAATCGGTACATATCGGTAACGATTGAATAAAATACTCGTAATGGAATCTATAATGCATACCAAGCACTTTCGTGATTTATTAATAGCGAAGTCTATATCCTTGTCAATAAAAAACTTCCTGTTTCGTTTTTTAGGTAAATGTCCTCGAAGACGACGGAGAAAAGATCCATCAAAGTAACAGCTTCAAGAGGATTATGTACAGTGTGCTGGGACAAActgattattaaattcatttcTGAACTGACGTTATACATATatgttatttataatatataaatatatatattttatttattgtatgatgTAATAAATGATAAAACGTGCCTATAAACAACAAACAtcaaatgaaataaaagaattaaaaagcAGGATATTCTtgttaagaaataaataaaatactctGAATGTTACATACATATAACAATATTTTCCTTGTCTGCAATATCGATAAAACTACGCAGTTTAAATAAATATCGATAAGTACATCTTAAAATTGTGAttatttcttcattttcttaCTTTCCTATTACACCGTTTAAGGGAATTATTGTTAGCTGACTGTGAGAGAAGATTAGTATTAGGTGCACTGAAACAAGAGAAAGtttttaataaatacaacataatggtTAACACAATTTAATTCAATCAATAAAGTGCTACAATATTTATTGCAATATCGATGAACTGATACTaaacaaaatttgaattttttattaataattccgACCTATTAATCTTTATTATTAAAGCATACATACTTGTATCATCGTTATTATGCATATAATAACAAGAAACAATGAGTGGAATAATAAGTACCGCAGTTTGCATTGGATCACATTGCATCTATAATATCCTAGCGGGTTTTCAAATATCGCGTCACTATCGTTTTTTATTAAGTCATAACAGAAGAAGGTTGTAGCTATTCTGCAAAATATTTGATCGAATTTCCAGTGGTACTTTCAAACTTATCAGTTCGATCGTACAATATGCCTAGTCAAATTCGATACAATATCTTCCAATCAACGGCAAGGTATAACACATATTCCATTCATAGAACCTATTTTTTTAATCGATTCATACGTAGAAGAATATAAATACTGTGCCTTCGCAGACTATGCAGTAACCAACGTGGTTGGTTCAGGTatagtattattaaaattattttctagATATTCATTAATACTAATAAATTGTattctactctcatcactcttcTCAGAAGGGAGAAGTTACTGAAACTTTTCGAGGAGTAACGTTACAACTCGAATTCGTTGacgcattcttcaattttttcagcTAAATTTATGCGAATCTAAATTTTCGTACGTTACGTAATCGAGTTTAACGCCACAGCTTGACCTCTTGTATAAGTCTGCCGTCCTACCaatcatttaattttttatgaaaatagaGCGGCGATAAAAAATTAAAACGATTGGCTGTCTCGCGCAACGGCGTAAACAATTGAATAAAAAAATTGCCGTATGTACCGTAGCCAACCCCGAAAAGTTTCATTTGAAAGTTTCAAACTCCGTAATCGCAACTATCGACATATTTACGCTCTGCGTAAAATgttgtataaattaaaaataatactttCTCTTTAATCTTATCTGTTTCATAATGTTACCTTATCGacatattaacaaaaataaaatacaaagatttaCGCGCGAGTATTTTCAATCGGGGCAGCTACTGCTAAACGTAAACCTTGCGGTTAAGCAATGAGTAAGACATGTAAGAAATTTTCGTATTAatgtaattttcatattttcggtATATTTACATAGTAAGCTCCTGTTAACTCAAACATACACcggactcaacactcaactcacaTACTAATATAAATATGTCACATACTTAAAAAATATACAGAACCGCATTCAAACATTGAACGAAAATGAAATGCACAATTACATGGTTTACTCATTGCAAATATgaatttataaattataatgaaaaaaaaaattgaataccaaTATAAACTCTGTATTAGCTTCCAAATATTCTTTCAAACGGGATCCTTTTCTAATCGAGACAAATAGACTATTCAGAATTCATGTATAAGTGGACCACCGTATCTGAAAACAAACATTTCAAAAGTAGAGTCAGCGGTTTAAAATTATCAATGGAAAGAAAATATTACACATAAATAACTCGCAGTGAAAGACGCCACCGTGGAAATATCCGCGCGCACTGTAATTCTATAAATGAATCAGTAATGAAGAAATTATTCAAACTATTTTGATTTCTATAACGGTGTATGTAGAGCAAGACAAGAAGAATATAACAAATATATgcgagaaaataaataaaatgtgtGTTCTACATAGTGCTACGAAggataattaaagattgaaagAGTCATCCAGTAACTGTTTCAGTTCTTTGAGATGTTGCATTTTACTTCCTGTTGCTGGAGAAGCGGCTGTTGGACGACCAACATAtctgaaacaaaaaatacaaattaattaattaaccaGTGTAAAAAACACTGTATACATAAATAATCCACAAAATTCTGTAATCGAAAAACATTAAGTGACCTAAACAAATGTTAGAATTAACATTACCTCACTATTCTTTCTGTGGGTTTATCGGGCTCTATTGACTGCGGCTCAACCGCAGCTGGCATTGATTTCGTCGAAAACCAATTATTAAACCACCCTCCGCTACCCTCACCCTTGTTTGATGTATTTCTGCAACATGGCCCAATTTTTTACTTTGTTTAACAAAAAAAACGCGCACAAAACAATTATCAATAGTTCactattaataaattttgtgcTTGAATATATTATCAGTCTGTGATTTCGTTACATGTATGAATATTCTATAAGCTACGCTGTAAACGCAATTACAACAAAGTGAAAAATGTGGGCCATGTGAACAGCTAAGTATATACGAAACTAATTATGAAAACGATGTACTGCAACTTAGTGTACGCCGcattaaaaaaaatacatataaaaataataattctttgTTTAGTACTTACAACACAGAACGAGTTCCATTGAGGGCTGTAGAGAATCTAGGCTGTACGTACGTCCACGCACCCTGATTCTTATGTTCTTCCTGAGCCCATACAAGGTCAGCATTAGGATATTTAGCGGCTTCCTTCTTAACCAAATCGTATGGGAAGGGCGAAATCTGTAAAAAAAATAGAATACATTTAAATGTATATGTTAAAGCAAGCACTAACTAACAATCTTATCATGTTACTCACCTGTTCAACTCTTGCAATTGCAACTTTATCGTCCAATTGTTTCTCCGCGCGTGCTTTCTTCAGGTCGTAATAGACTTTGCCAGAACAGAAGAGCACTCTTTTAACATTACTGGAATTTTGAGCAGCTGCACCTTCTTCTGGTATCACTCTAAGAAATTCCGTATTCTCTTTCATCAAGTCAAAACTAGATTTCGCTTCTGGATGACGAAGTAGCGACTTTGGCGTCATCAGAATCAGAGGCTTTCTGAATGGTAACGCAATCTGTCTTCTTAGAATATGGAAATAATTCGCTGGTGTACTGCAGTTAGCAACGATCCAGTTGATATCATGCAACTGTCGTACAGCGAATTCTTCGCTTTCAGGTGGGAAATAGTCAGGATCGTCGGCAGACATTTGGAGGAAACGTTCCAAGCGAGCACTGGAATGCTCCGGACCCTGAAAAAGATTTAAACATTATTTGCAAAAAATGTTACCGAAAGTTGGAAAAGTTTGAGGTagcaataaaaatttaatttaccaTTCCTTCAAGTCCATGAGGTTGTAACATGACAAGACCAGATTGACGCACCCATTTAGCTTGTCCACTGCTAATAAACTGATCGATTATACATTGCGCCGTATTATTGAAATCTCCAAATTGTGCTTCCCAGCATACCAAAGCATTAGGATTTGTCATAGAATAACCTAATTCGAATCCTGCAAATTTACATAAAACGTGTTAGTAATCTAAATATACTTATTAGACGAGTATAAGGAATTTCGATACATTACCAAGTACACCAAATTCTGACAAGGAACTGTTGCACACTGTGTATGGAGCCTGATCTGGGTAAAGGTAGCATAGTGGTCTGTAAGTAGCCTTATCCACGGTTTGATGATGAAGTACATGATGTCTGTGAGAGAACGTTCCACGTTCTACATCTTGACCAGATAATCTAACGTGAATACCCTCTTTGAGAAGGGAACCGAACGCCATAGCTTCACCAAGAGCCCAATCAACTGTTCGAGCTTCAATCATTTCCATGCGGGATTTCAGAATACGTTCGATACCTACAAAACAATCGATTATCTATTAAGTCACTTCAAATTATGTTTTATAAGATTAATTAAATGAATATCAAAATATACACCTTTGTGAATTACAAACTCAGCAGCGTTAGGAGGTGGAGACGAGAATTTCTTTCCAATGTGAATCAATGTGTCTTCTTTGATACCAGTAGGAGATACCTTCAATGGGTCTTTGCCTTCGAAGAAACCAGACCATGGAGAATCCAACCAGTCTTTGTATTTAATATGCGTTTCTTGTCTGGCATTGGTGTACGCCTCGTCACAGATTTTCTCGTACTTATCTTTGACATCCTATAAAGTAATCTCAAcataagaattttatcgcttACATTTACATTTGATTcaaacattttcttatttaactACCTTAACTTCTGCAGGAGTGACAACGCCATCATCAATGAGGCTTTTAGCATATTTATCTAAAACTGGTGGAGTATTCTTAATTTTGCGATACATCAGAGGTTGCGTGAACATCGGTTCATCAATTTCATTGTGACCGTTTCGTCTGTACGACACAATATCAATTACGACATCCTTGTGGAACGTTGCTCTCCATTCCGCAGCAACTTTACAAACATGCATTACGGCTTCGGGATCATCCGAATTCACGTGGAAAATGGGTGCGTTGACTACTCTTGCAACATCTTTTAAACAACAATTAATTCATATatgaacgtaaaatacaataaattaatttGTTTGTGATAAACCTTACCGGTACAGTACGGCGAAGATCGCGAATGCCTAGGGTCGGTAGTGAATCCAATTTGGTTGTTGACCACAATGTGGACAGTACCGTGTGTCGTGTAATCAGGCAAATCTGACAAATGCATTGTTTCAAACACAATACCTTGTCCACAGAATGCAGCGTCACCGTGCAGAAGAATAGACATGACCTAT
Proteins encoded in this window:
- the Nc73ef gene encoding oxoglutarate dehydrogenase Nc73EF isoform X1, with the translated sequence MYKARTVFSTLAPLAPRMCGPERFASWLVRSHPLTRTTQVMVTEPIRKYNSRVATEPFLNGSSSSYVEEMYNAWLQDPHSVHVSWDSFFRSSTAGAAPGLAYQAPPSLAPSHNQVPLGALLPLGGGSQLSQIPVNEKIIDDHLAVQAIIRSYQARGHLVADLDPLGIMQTDLIHTHYAARKGSPEQVLRQYMLEESDMDRIFKLPSTTFIGGKDKSLPLREILKRLEAAYCGHIGVEFMFINSLEQCNWIRQKMETPGVMEMTNDERRLILARLTRATGFEAFLARKWSSEKRFGLEGCEILIPAMKQVIDKSTELGVESIVMGMPHRGRLNVLANVCRKPLSQIFTQFAALEAADDGSGDVKYHLGTYIERLNRVTNKNIRLAVVANPSHLEAVDPVVQGKTRAEQFYRGDGEGKKVMSILLHGDAAFCGQGIVFETMHLSDLPDYTTHGTVHIVVNNQIGFTTDPRHSRSSPYCTDVARVVNAPIFHVNSDDPEAVMHVCKVAAEWRATFHKDVVIDIVSYRRNGHNEIDEPMFTQPLMYRKIKNTPPVLDKYAKSLIDDGVVTPAEVKDVKDKYEKICDEAYTNARQETHIKYKDWLDSPWSGFFEGKDPLKVSPTGIKEDTLIHIGKKFSSPPPNAAEFVIHKGIERILKSRMEMIEARTVDWALGEAMAFGSLLKEGIHVRLSGQDVERGTFSHRHHVLHHQTVDKATYRPLCYLYPDQAPYTVCNSSLSEFGVLGFELGYSMTNPNALVCWEAQFGDFNNTAQCIIDQFISSGQAKWVRQSGLVMLQPHGLEGMGPEHSSARLERFLQMSADDPDYFPPESEEFAVRQLHDINWIVANCSTPANYFHILRRQIALPFRKPLILMTPKSLLRHPEAKSSFDLMKENTEFLRVIPEEGAAAQNSSNVKRVLFCSGKVYYDLKKARAEKQLDDKVAIARVEQISPFPYDLVKKEAAKYPNADLVWAQEEHKNQGAWTYVQPRFSTALNGTRSVLNTSNKGEGSGGWFNNWFSTKSMPAAVEPQSIEPDKPTERIVRYVGRPTAASPATGSKMQHLKELKQLLDDSFNL
- the Nc73ef gene encoding oxoglutarate dehydrogenase Nc73EF isoform X4 — translated: MYKARTVFSTLAPLAPRMCGPERFASWLVRSHPLTRTTQVMVTEPIRKYNSRVATEPFLNGSSSSYVEEMYNAWLQDPHSVHVSWDSFFRSSTAGAAPGLAYQAPPSLAPSHNQVPLGALLPLGGGSQLSQIPVNEKIIDDHLAVQAIIRSYQIRGHHIAKLDPLGINSADLDDRHPQELLYNHYSFEESDMDRIFKLPSTTFIGGKDKSLPLREILKRLEAAYCGHIGVEFMFINSLEQCNWIRQKMETPGVMEMTNDERRLILARLTRATGFEAFLARKWSSEKRFGLEGCEILIPAMKQVIDKSTELGVESIVMGMPHRGRLNVLANVCRKPLSQIFTQFAALEAADDGSGDVKYHLGTYIERLNRVTNKNIRLAVVANPSHLEAVDPVVQGKTRAEQFYRGDGEGKKVMSILLHGDAAFCGQGIVFETMHLSDLPDYTTHGTVHIVVNNQIGFTTDPRHSRSSPYCTDVARVVNAPIFHVNSDDPEAVMHVCKVAAEWRATFHKDVVIDIVSYRRNGHNEIDEPMFTQPLMYRKIKNTPPVLDKYAKSLIDDGVVTPAEVKDVKDKYEKICDEAYTNARQETHIKYKDWLDSPWSGFFEGKDPLKVSPTGIKEDTLIHIGKKFSSPPPNAAEFVIHKGIERILKSRMEMIEARTVDWALGEAMAFGSLLKEGIHVRLSGQDVERGTFSHRHHVLHHQTVDKATYRPLCYLYPDQAPYTVCNSSLSEFGVLGFELGYSMTNPNALVCWEAQFGDFNNTAQCIIDQFISSGQAKWVRQSGLVMLQPHGLEGMGPEHSSARLERFLQMSADDPDYFPPESEEFAVRQLHDINWIVANCSTPANYFHILRRQIALPFRKPLILMTPKSLLRHPEAKSSFDLMKENTEFLRVIPEEGAAAQNSSNVKRVLFCSGKVYYDLKKARAEKQLDDKVAIARVEQISPFPYDLVKKEAAKYPNADLVWAQEEHKNQGAWTYVQPRFSTALNGTRSVLYVGRPTAASPATGSKMQHLKELKQLLDDSFNL
- the Nc73ef gene encoding oxoglutarate dehydrogenase Nc73EF isoform X2, with translation MYKARTVFSTLAPLAPRMCGPERFASWLVRSHPLTRTTQVMVTEPIRKYNSRVATEPFLNGSSSSYVEEMYNAWLQDPHSVHVSWDSFFRSSTAGAAPGLAYQAPPSLAPSHNQVPLGALLPLGGGSQLSQIPVNEKIIDDHLAVQAIIRSYQIRGHHIAKLDPLGINSADLDDRHPQELLYNHYSFEESDMDRIFKLPSTTFIGGKDKSLPLREILKRLEAAYCGHIGVEFMFINSLEQCNWIRQKMETPGVMEMTNDERRLILARLTRATGFEAFLARKWSSEKRFGLEGCEILIPAMKQVIDKSTELGVESIVMGMPHRGRLNVLANVCRKPLSQIFTQFAALEAADDGSGDVKYHLGTYIERLNRVTNKNIRLAVVANPSHLEAVDPVVQGKTRAEQFYRGDGEGKKVMSILLHGDAAFCGQGIVFETMHLSDLPDYTTHGTVHIVVNNQIGFTTDPRHSRSSPYCTDVARVVNAPIFHVNSDDPEAVMHVCKVAAEWRATFHKDVVIDIVSYRRNGHNEIDEPMFTQPLMYRKIKNTPPVLDKYAKSLIDDGVVTPAEVKDVKDKYEKICDEAYTNARQETHIKYKDWLDSPWSGFFEGKDPLKVSPTGIKEDTLIHIGKKFSSPPPNAAEFVIHKGIERILKSRMEMIEARTVDWALGEAMAFGSLLKEGIHVRLSGQDVERGTFSHRHHVLHHQTVDKATYRPLCYLYPDQAPYTVCNSSLSEFGVLGFELGYSMTNPNALVCWEAQFGDFNNTAQCIIDQFISSGQAKWVRQSGLVMLQPHGLEGMGPEHSSARLERFLQMSADDPDYFPPESEEFAVRQLHDINWIVANCSTPANYFHILRRQIALPFRKPLILMTPKSLLRHPEAKSSFDLMKENTEFLRVIPEEGAAAQNSSNVKRVLFCSGKVYYDLKKARAEKQLDDKVAIARVEQISPFPYDLVKKEAAKYPNADLVWAQEEHKNQGAWTYVQPRFSTALNGTRSVLNTSNKGEGSGGWFNNWFSTKSMPAAVEPQSIEPDKPTERIVRYVGRPTAASPATGSKMQHLKELKQLLDDSFNL